CTTTATTATCAAAAAGGAGTTCAATATTAACATTTAGGTCTAGTATTGCAGACAAATCTACACTTTCATTTTTTGCCATGCTGTTGACAATAAATTTTCTAAACTCTTCTATGGCTTGTTTTAAGAAAGAATCATATTCTGGCAAATTATGATTTTTCGCATGTTCGATAAAGTATTTTTTCAAAAAAAGTCCATCATTAATTACCGTATGAATTTGCGATATGTCTAATTCCGACAAAATATCTCTAACCCAAAATCTTCTTGTAGAACCTCCATGTGTATAATTGAAACCTAAGTCTTTAAAAAAAGCAGTTAAATAATAAGATGAACGATAAGGAAATTTATCATTATCGCCACATATCATTTCTGCAAGTTCAAGTTCGAAATCAATATTATTTTCTCTTGCTTTTAATAGTTTTAATTTCTGTAAATCTTCTGCATTTTTTGGATGTACTTTTAGTTTGTAAATGTAGTCTGTTAAAATTGACTCTGCTTGCTTGAAGTCTGTTTCTATTCTTTCTATATTATTCATTTTAAAAAGTAAAGTATTTTAAAAAGGGATTTCGTCATTTATATACTTATAGAAATTTAATCTATTAAATCTTATTTTATAATTTCCACCCAAAACTTTACTGACGATTATTTTCCATTTTTCGAATTTTAATATATCAAAGGTATTTGAACTTTTGTAAAATTCATTAAATTCATTTAATAAATCTTCTAATTTTTTTATTTGTTCTTCCTTAGTCATTAATCACCTTATCAATGGCTGATCTGTATGGTTTTTGAAACTTAACTTAAATTATATCCCTCTTTTCGCTAAAGACAACCGGAAATATCGGCATTTTATGAAACGCCGGAGGTAAAATTACCGCTCCATTACCCTTGCGCAGGGTTTCCGCTTCACTCCAACTGTCGCGGCTCTGAACCCCCCAATGGAATGGGGGTAAAAAATGGACTCGATTTTGTCCAATTATATGATATAATCCGCAAATTAATAGATAATTAAACGCCCCCCCGGCACCCCTGCAGTTTTGTCAGCGGACAAAACTAAGCGATGGGGTCTCCGCTGCGGCTCCGACAGGTCCGGGGGCTAATCTGAAAAATGGGTTCCCGCCTTCGCGGGAATGACAGGGAACAATGGCAAAACAAGCAAAATCACAATGGGACGGCTTCAGTTTAACGCCGCGGCGGGAAATGCCCGCGGGGCTGTGGATAAAGTGCCCCGGCTGCGAAAAACTGCTATTCAAAAAGGCCGTCGTTGAAAATCTCGACGTATGTCCGGAATGCAGCTACCATTTCCGTATCGGGGCGGCGGAAAGAATCAAATATCTCGTCGATGAAGGCTCATTCGAAGAGTTCCTGACCGAAATGGTTACCGCTGACCCGCTGAATTTCACGTTCAGGGGCACCACCTATAAGGAACGCGCCAAGGCATCCGAAAAGGCCGCGGCGGGCAAAGAGGCTATGCTTGTCGGCAAGGCGTTCGTTAAAGGCAGGCCGATTATGCTGGCGGTAATGGATTTCAATTATCTCGGCGGCTCGATGGGCGCGGTTGTCGGCGAAAAACTGAGCGCGGCAATCGAAAAGGCGATAGAAGAGACGCTTCCGCTTGTCGTGGTCAGCTCGACCGGCGGAGCGAGAATGCACGAAGGCGTGGTTTCGCTGGCACAAATGGCTAAAACCAGCGCCGCTTTGGCGAGATTAGACGATAGCGGCGGGCTTTTCATATCGGTTCTGACCGACCCGACGACGGGCGGAGTTACGGCGAGTTTCGCGATGCTGGGCGATGTTATCATAGCCGAGCCGGGCGCTTTAATTGGTTTTGCAGGGCCAAGGACGATTTACGAGACGATTAAGGTCGAACTGCCGGAGGGGTTTCAAAGGGCCGAATTCCTGCTCGAACACGGGTTTGTCGATATGATTGTGCATCGCAAGGACTTACGAAGCGAAATCGCAAGGCTAATCGACTACTGCTGCAAGAAATAAGCACCGACCGACACAGACGAAAACACTGACTAACACGGACAAATTCGTCAAAAATCAGACTTTGCAAACCGTAATTTTCAGCGTATAATTCCCTGTCTATGAGTTATTTTCGCGAAAATATAGAAAAAATGGCCGGTTACGAGCCGGGGTTCCAGCCGAGCAGCGCCAACGTGGTCAAGCTCAATACCAATGAAAATCCATATCCGCCGAGTCCGAAGGTAATCGAGGCGATAAAAAATATAACCGCTGAGCAAATCCGCAAATATCCGCAGCCGCTGGGCGATAGTTTCAGAGAAGCGGCGGCGAAAGTGCTCGGCGTCAAACCGGAAAATATTATCTGCGCAAACGGCGGAGACGATTTGCTGAATATGGCGATAAGAGCATTCTGCGATGAGAGCCGCCCTGTCGCTTATCCGACACCGACATATTCGCTTTACCCGGAACTGGCGAGGATACAAAATTGCCCTATTATCGAAATTCCATTCGACAGCGAATTCAATCTGCCGGCAAAACTCGCATCGACCGGCGCGGCACTGACAATCGTATGCAATCCAAACGCACCGAGCGGAACATTCATTCCGAAAAAAGAACTTATTCAGCTTGCCGAGGAACTTAACGGAAAAGGCGTTTTGCTGATTGACGAGGCTTATGTCGATTTCGCCGAAGACAACTGCCTCGAGCTTGTGAAAAAATTCGACAATGTAATTATCCTGAGGTCGATGAGCAAAGGCTATTCGCTTGCGGGAATGAGGTTCGGATTCGGTATCGCAAATGAAAACCTGATAAAGGGCCTGTTGAAGGTCAAGGATTCGTATAATGTCGATGCCGTGTCAATCGCGGCGGCGACGGCGGCAATCGAAGACCAGCAGTATTTCAGGAATAACGTTGGGAAAGTCAAAATCGAAAGAAAAATACTGACTGAAAAATTAATCGAACTCGGATTCGAGGTGCAGGCGAGCCAGTCGAATTTTGTTTTCGCAAAACCATCAAAAGCAAGAGCTATCGATATCTATGAAAAACTCAGGGATAAAGATATATATGTCCGGTACTGGGCATATTCGGATATTAAGGATAAGCTGAGAATTACGGCGGGAACTACCGGGCAGACTAAAATACTCATTGACGCATTAAATATAATTTTAGCCGAGGGATAAAAAATGGCTGACAGAAAAGCGAAAATAACAAGGAAGACAAAAGAAACGGATATTCTGCTGCAAATCAACCTTGACGGCGAAGGCAAATACGAAATCGATACCGGCATAGGGTTCCTGGACCATATGCTCAGTCACCTTAGCAAACACAGCAAAATCGATATGACGCTGAAGGCAAAAGGCGACCTCGAAGTCGACCAGCATCATACGGTCGAAGACGTCGCGATATGCCTGGGCGAGGCGATTGTGCAGGCGCTGGGCGATAAGAAAGGCATCGCACGCTACGGCAACAGCGCGGTGCCGATGGAAGACGCACTGGCGAATATAGCGCTGGATTTGTCGGGCAGGCCCTTCTGCGTTTATAACGTCGAATACAGAACGGAAAAGGTCGGCGATTTCGATGTGGAATGCATAGAAGAGCTGCTGAGAAGTTTCGCCAATCACGGCAAATTCAATCTGCATATAACCGTACCGCACGGCACTAACAGCCATCATATCGCAGAGGCGATATTCAAAGCACTTGGACAGGCGATGGGGCAATCGGTTAAAATTACCGGAAAAGATATTCCAAGCACAAAGGGTTCGCTGTGAACGGCGATATAAATTACGAATACAGAACGGGCATCGGCACCGATATTCACCGGCTCGTCGAAGGCAGAGCATTGAAACTGGGCGGCATAGTTATTCCTTACGAAAAAGGACTGCTGGCCCACAGCGACGGCGACGTCGCGCTGCACGCGATGATAGACGCAATAGCGGGAGCGGCGGGACTTGGCGATGTCGGAATGCTGTTTCCCGACAGCGACCCGCAATTTAAAGATATCGACAGCAAAGAACTTGTGCTGAAAGTCAAGGATTACATCGCGGCGAAAAACTGGGAAGTGGTAAATATCGATATTATTGTCAACGCCGAGGAGCCGAAACTTGGGCCGTATAAAATGCAGATGAAAAGATGCATCGCCAGCCTTTTGGGAATCGATTTCCTTAATGTCAATGTAAAGGCAAAGACAAACGAAGGTCTCGGCGAAATAGGAACAGGACTGGCGATATCGGCGATAGCGACAGTGTTACTCAGAAGAAGATTAAAAAGAACGTTATAAGGGCATAGGGGACAGGGTATAGGGTATAGACAACAATTCGTCGCCGTTTCGGTGACGGCTAAACCCTATCCCCTAAACCCTGTACCCTTAAAGGAAAATAAATGGAATTGAAACTTTATAATACTTTAACGCGAAAAACAGAAGAATTCGTGCCGATGCAGCAAGGCAAAGTCGGGATGTACAGTTGCGGGCCGACGGTGTATTCGCATCCGCATATCGGAAATTTCAGAAGCTTTCTCGTCGCGGATTTATTAAAGCGGTTCCTCGAATTCAAAGGATTCAAGGTAACTCATATTATGAATATCACGGATGTCGGACATCTGGTCGATGACGCTGACGAAGGGGCCGACAAACTGGAAGAGGCGGCGAAAAAACAGAAAAAAGACCCGCTGGAAATTGCGAAATTCTATACAGACTCATTTCTGCAGGCGAGCAAACTACTTAATATAAAACCGCCGAATAAATACCCAAAGGCGACAGAGCATATCAATGAAATGATTGGCATAATCAAGATTCTCATCGACAAGGGTTTCGCTTACGTTGTCGGCAATAACGTTTATTACGATGTTATGAAGTTCGCCAATTACGGGCAGCTTTCCGGTAATACGCTCGAAGATGTCAACGCAGGGGCGAGAATAGAAGTTAATCAGGAAAAGAAAAATCCGCAGGACTTCGCACTCTGGAAGCACGATACCAAACACTTACAGCAGTGGGACAGCCCATGGGGCAGAGGATTTCCCGGCTGGCACATCGAATGCTCGGCGATGAGCTCGAAATATCTCGGCGCCGAATTCGATATTCATACCGGCGGAGAAGATAATATTTTCCCGCATCACGAATGCGAAATCGCGCAGTCCGAAGCGGCGAGCGGCAAAAAATTCGTTCACTACTGGCTGCATACGAGATTTTTGATGTTCGACGGCGAAAAAATGTCAAAATCCAAGGGCAATCTTTACACGATTCCGGAACTTATCGAAAAGGGATTCAGGAAAAACGCGATTCGATACTCGCTTATCTCCTCGCATTACAGGCAAAACTACAATTTTACGTTCGATGGAATAAAAGCCGCTCAGCAGGCGATAGATAAAATACAGCAATGCGTCCTTCGGCTGACAGATTTGCAGAAAACCGGCAAGGCCGGCGAAATCAGAAGGCAGTTTAAAGATTTATCCTTCAATTGCCTGACTGAATTCGACGCGGCACTTTCCGACGATTTGAATATTTCAAAGTCGCTGGCGGTTTGCTTCGATTTTATACGGGAAGCCAACAAGGCCGAAGATCTGAATTCGACAGAAGCCGCTGCCCTGCTGGATACAATAAATAAACTCGATTCGGTACTCGGCGTTCTCGAAGCAGACGAAACCGAGGTGCCGGAAAATATAAAGGAACTCGCTGAAAAAAGAAAAGCAGCTAAATTAAGTAAGGATTGGAAAACGGCTGACGCTGTGCGGGCGGAAATTACGGCACAGGGCTGGACTGTCGAAGATACTCCCGGCGGAGGATATAGAATAAAACGCGGGGAGGAAGCGTAATGAAGATTCTCGGCATCGACCCTGGTTTGCAGATTTGCGGATATGCCGTGATTGAAGCTGACAGGAACAATATGAAGCTGCTCGAGGCGGGAGTTTGCCGAACGAATACGAAACTGCCGATTGAGAAAAGACTGGTGCAGATAGCACAGGATATAAAATCATTGCTCGAAAAATTCGACCCTGCCTGTATGGCGGTTGAAGAATTATATTCGCATTATGCCCATCCCAAAACCTCAATCTTGATGGGACACGCAAGAGGTGTTATACTTGCCTGTGCCTGCGAAAACGGCACGGAAGTAAAGAGCTTTGCGGCGACGAAAATAAAGAAGTCGCTGACGGGCAACGGAAGAGCATCGAAACTTCAGATGCAAAGAAGCATTAAGAGCCTGCTGGGCCTTGCGAAGATGCCGGAGCCTGCGGATGTGGCGGACGCTATCGCGGCGGCACTTTGCTGTGCCAATTCGATTTGAGGCAGGAACATCGCTGATAAAGGGATTTTATGAAGAAACAAGTTGACAAAAAAGCGGGATTTTCAACCACGGCTGTGCACGCCGGCGAAATCCGTTATAACGAATACGGCTCAATAACCACGCCGATTGTTCAGACGTCCACATTTATTTTCAAAAACATCGACGAAATAAAACAGCTTGCCGCAGGCGTCAAAGACAGATTCGAATACGGCCGCTACGGGAATCCCACACAGGTCGCGGCCGAGCGGAAACTTGCGGCACTGGAAAACGCCGAGGACGCCGTGCTGTTTTCAACCGGAATGAGCGCGATAACAACCACGCTTTTCGCACTGCTGAAATCCGGCGACCATATCATAATAACCGATGACGCATACAAGCGAACGCTCGACTTCTGCCTGAGATGCCTTGAAAGATTCAACATCGGCTGTACGGTAATCAAAATGGGCGACTATGAAGCGATAGAAAACGCGATAAAGCCCAATACGAAGATTTTTTTCTCGGAGTCTCCGACAAATCCATATCTGAATATAATGGATTTGGACCGGCTGATGGGCATTTTCAAAGGGAAAGGCATTCTCGTCATATCGGACAGCACTTTCGCAACGCCTTACAACCAGAAACCATTGGAATACGGAATAGATTTAGTCATACACAGCGCGACTAAATATCTCGGCGGACATAACGACCTGCTCAGCGGCGTGGTGCTCGGAAGAAAAGAACTGACCGGCACTATTCGGGACTATCTCAAGATAACCGGCGGATGCATCGACCCGCATTCATCATACTTTTTAATCCGCGGCCTGAAAACTTTCGAGCTTCGTATGCAGCGGCATAACGAGAACGGGCAAAAAATCGCCGAGTTCCTCGAAAACCATCCGAAAGTAGAAAAGGTATATTATCCGGGTCTGCCGAGCCATCAGCATTATAAAATAGCGAAAAAACAGATGAAAGGATTCGGCGGAGTCGTTACATTCGAAGTGAAAGACGACGTAACTTGCGCACTCGAATTTTTGAGCAGGCTGAAAATTATCTGTATCGGGCCGAGCCTTGGCGGCGTCGAATCGCTGATTACGCATCCGGCTACGATAAGCTATTACGGCATAAGCAGGGAAGAGCGTTTGGCACTGGGCATCAAGGACGGACTTATACGGCTTTCAATTGGAATTGAAAACGCCGAAGATATTATAGAAGACCTGAATCAGGCATTGGCGTGATAATATATGATAGCACAAATTGAAGGAAAACTCGTTCAACTGGACAGCGACAAGGCATTGGTGCAGGTCGGACAAATCTGCTACGAGGTGCTTGTGCCGGGCTATCTGGCAAGTCTGCTTGGAAGCAGAATCGGACAGGACATTATCCTTTCCACGATGGAATATTACGAAGGAACGCCCGGCGGCGGAAATCTCGTACCGCAAATGGTCGGGTTTGTGAGTACAGGCGAAAAAGATTTTTTCAAGAGATATACGAGCGTAAAAGGCATCGGGATAAAAAAAGGTCTCAAGTCGCTTGCCCTGCCGATAGCGACCGTCGCGGCGGCTGTCGAAGGCGGCGATGAAAAAACGCTGACCGCC
Above is a genomic segment from Phycisphaerae bacterium containing:
- the accD gene encoding acetyl-CoA carboxylase, carboxyltransferase subunit beta — protein: MAKQAKSQWDGFSLTPRREMPAGLWIKCPGCEKLLFKKAVVENLDVCPECSYHFRIGAAERIKYLVDEGSFEEFLTEMVTADPLNFTFRGTTYKERAKASEKAAAGKEAMLVGKAFVKGRPIMLAVMDFNYLGGSMGAVVGEKLSAAIEKAIEETLPLVVVSSTGGARMHEGVVSLAQMAKTSAALARLDDSGGLFISVLTDPTTGGVTASFAMLGDVIIAEPGALIGFAGPRTIYETIKVELPEGFQRAEFLLEHGFVDMIVHRKDLRSEIARLIDYCCKK
- the ruvA gene encoding Holliday junction branch migration protein RuvA, with the translated sequence MIAQIEGKLVQLDSDKALVQVGQICYEVLVPGYLASLLGSRIGQDIILSTMEYYEGTPGGGNLVPQMVGFVSTGEKDFFKRYTSVKGIGIKKGLKSLALPIATVAAAVEGGDEKTLTALPGIGKRLAQHIIAELKGKLTGFAAGAEPAQAKEETAFAGFQIEALEILIAWGEKRNEAAELINMACRKHPNIKSAEELVPLVYRIKQGIEV
- a CDS encoding PLP-dependent aspartate aminotransferase family protein, which encodes MKKQVDKKAGFSTTAVHAGEIRYNEYGSITTPIVQTSTFIFKNIDEIKQLAAGVKDRFEYGRYGNPTQVAAERKLAALENAEDAVLFSTGMSAITTTLFALLKSGDHIIITDDAYKRTLDFCLRCLERFNIGCTVIKMGDYEAIENAIKPNTKIFFSESPTNPYLNIMDLDRLMGIFKGKGILVISDSTFATPYNQKPLEYGIDLVIHSATKYLGGHNDLLSGVVLGRKELTGTIRDYLKITGGCIDPHSSYFLIRGLKTFELRMQRHNENGQKIAEFLENHPKVEKVYYPGLPSHQHYKIAKKQMKGFGGVVTFEVKDDVTCALEFLSRLKIICIGPSLGGVESLITHPATISYYGISREERLALGIKDGLIRLSIGIENAEDIIEDLNQALA
- the ruvC gene encoding crossover junction endodeoxyribonuclease RuvC — translated: MKILGIDPGLQICGYAVIEADRNNMKLLEAGVCRTNTKLPIEKRLVQIAQDIKSLLEKFDPACMAVEELYSHYAHPKTSILMGHARGVILACACENGTEVKSFAATKIKKSLTGNGRASKLQMQRSIKSLLGLAKMPEPADVADAIAAALCCANSI
- the ispF gene encoding 2-C-methyl-D-erythritol 2,4-cyclodiphosphate synthase; the encoded protein is MNGDINYEYRTGIGTDIHRLVEGRALKLGGIVIPYEKGLLAHSDGDVALHAMIDAIAGAAGLGDVGMLFPDSDPQFKDIDSKELVLKVKDYIAAKNWEVVNIDIIVNAEEPKLGPYKMQMKRCIASLLGIDFLNVNVKAKTNEGLGEIGTGLAISAIATVLLRRRLKRTL
- the hisC gene encoding histidinol-phosphate transaminase — its product is MSYFRENIEKMAGYEPGFQPSSANVVKLNTNENPYPPSPKVIEAIKNITAEQIRKYPQPLGDSFREAAAKVLGVKPENIICANGGDDLLNMAIRAFCDESRPVAYPTPTYSLYPELARIQNCPIIEIPFDSEFNLPAKLASTGAALTIVCNPNAPSGTFIPKKELIQLAEELNGKGVLLIDEAYVDFAEDNCLELVKKFDNVIILRSMSKGYSLAGMRFGFGIANENLIKGLLKVKDSYNVDAVSIAAATAAIEDQQYFRNNVGKVKIERKILTEKLIELGFEVQASQSNFVFAKPSKARAIDIYEKLRDKDIYVRYWAYSDIKDKLRITAGTTGQTKILIDALNIILAEG
- the hisB gene encoding imidazoleglycerol-phosphate dehydratase HisB, coding for MADRKAKITRKTKETDILLQINLDGEGKYEIDTGIGFLDHMLSHLSKHSKIDMTLKAKGDLEVDQHHTVEDVAICLGEAIVQALGDKKGIARYGNSAVPMEDALANIALDLSGRPFCVYNVEYRTEKVGDFDVECIEELLRSFANHGKFNLHITVPHGTNSHHIAEAIFKALGQAMGQSVKITGKDIPSTKGSL
- the cysS gene encoding cysteine--tRNA ligase, producing the protein MELKLYNTLTRKTEEFVPMQQGKVGMYSCGPTVYSHPHIGNFRSFLVADLLKRFLEFKGFKVTHIMNITDVGHLVDDADEGADKLEEAAKKQKKDPLEIAKFYTDSFLQASKLLNIKPPNKYPKATEHINEMIGIIKILIDKGFAYVVGNNVYYDVMKFANYGQLSGNTLEDVNAGARIEVNQEKKNPQDFALWKHDTKHLQQWDSPWGRGFPGWHIECSAMSSKYLGAEFDIHTGGEDNIFPHHECEIAQSEAASGKKFVHYWLHTRFLMFDGEKMSKSKGNLYTIPELIEKGFRKNAIRYSLISSHYRQNYNFTFDGIKAAQQAIDKIQQCVLRLTDLQKTGKAGEIRRQFKDLSFNCLTEFDAALSDDLNISKSLAVCFDFIREANKAEDLNSTEAAALLDTINKLDSVLGVLEADETEVPENIKELAEKRKAAKLSKDWKTADAVRAEITAQGWTVEDTPGGGYRIKRGEEA